Part of the Mycobacteriales bacterium genome, TGAACAGGGACGAAGCCCGACCTGGACGGAGGTGCGATCACAGTGCGTGACACCCGACTGGCTCCCACATCGCGCGCCCTCCGTAGCACGCCCGGCGTGCCCGCTACGTGCCCGATCGAGAGAGATCTCTACAGCTCCAGAGCGCCTACAACAACTCCAGAGCGCCTGGAAAATAAGGAAAGTAGGCTCATCACGAGGGGCTAAGTCCGAACTGGCAGTGTGGAGGTCGGCGAGCCCGCGGCCGGTCAGCTAGGACGCTTGCGAATCCGTGCAAGCGCGTCCAACGCAGTGTCGTCGGCCGTAGGCAGTGTGTGCAGGTAGCGCTCGGTCGTGGCGATGCTTGCATGACCGAGCCGCTCCTTTACGACCTGCAGGTCGGCACCACCGGCGAGAAGCCATGACGCATGGGCGTGGCGTAGGTCATGCATGCGCACGCTCCCCTCGAGGCCGGCGGCCTTGCATGCCGGTGTCCACACGTTGTTGCGGAACCAGTCACGGGACAGGTGCCCGTCACCGGCGACGACACGAGGCTGGCTGCCCCCGTCGCTGCCCCCGGCGCGCCGACGGGCGCGGTAGGCGGCGAACACCGCCCGGCACAGCGCGCAGCGGCACCTGCCGGCGGTGTAGGCCGACAGAGTCGCGTGCCGGTAGGTCCGGCCCTTGTCGTTCGGCTCGGTGCGGCCGCTCTCCGCACTCGGGACGGGCACCAGCCGCGGCGGGGCCTCCGGCTCCGGCTGGGTGAAAAGCAGGTCGTCCGGCGCCAACCCGTTGTCCCGCACGTACTCGGCGACCCGTGCGGCGACGGCGGTGCTGAGCTTGAAGCGGCGGCTCAGCTTGCCCTTCGGGTAGGGCTTGACGTGGAACCTGCCGCCCTCCGGATGGAACTTCGGGTTCACCATCACCACGGCCCGGCTGACCGTCAGGATCCGGCTCGCCGCGTCGAGGTCGGCCGGACGCAGCTCGGTGATCTCGCCCCACCGCAGCCCGGAGTCGATCGCCACCTCGACGAGCAGCTGGCTCATCTCGTCCGGCAGCGCGTCGTAGATCGTCTCGAACTGCTCCGGCGTGACGATCCGGAACTCCTTGCGCGCCACCGTCGGGGTCTTCACCCCACGGCACGGATGCAGCTGCACCACCGCGTCGTTGAGCGCGGTCGTGAAGATCGCCGACAGGATGATCTTCTGGTGCCGGATGTTCGCCGGGCTGACACCGGCCGCTACGCGGTCGCTGACCCACTCGCGGACGTGGCTGGGCAGGATGGTGGTCATGCGCATCGTGCCGAAGAACGGCACCAGGTGCTTGTCGATGGAGTAGCGGTAGGACTCGCGGGTGCTCGGCTCGAGCACGTGGTGCGGGAACCACACCTCGTCCACGTACCGCTTGAACGGCAGCTTGCCGACGTCGGCACCCGAGAGCTTGCCCTGCCCGACCAGCACCGAGGCCTGCGCAGCGGCGGCGGCCGCCTCCCGCTTGCTGGCAAAGGTGCCGGCGCTGCGGGTCTGGCCGCGGGCGTCGCGGTAGCAGGCCATGAACCCCGGCCGGCCGTCGTCGCAGGGGCGGGCGCGCACCCAACCGAGCGGCACCGCGTCCACCTCCTCTGACGTCCGTGCGGCCCGAGGGTCGCTGATGTCCGCAGAATGTCCGCAAACTCAGACGACTCTGAGCGACCGGGAGCGTTCTGCAGCGACCCAGAAATACCCTCTGACCTGCGGTTTTGCCAAGTGTACGCCCATCGGGACTGTTGGTAAACGCCGCTCATAACCCAGAGGTCGTAGGTTCAAATCCTACCCCCGCTACACATATCAGAGGGCCCCTCACAGTTCGACTGTGCGGGGCCCTCTGCATTGTGCGACACGGCTCAGACGTGCGTAGGCCCAGAACGAGGGCAGGGCTTCGGGATCGTGGCTGTCCAGGACCAGTCCCAACAGGCGTACGGACACGTGGCCTTCAGCACGGCTTCGGTCACGGCGACTGTGTCGCGGCTACAGGCCGGTGGGTCTCGTACATCCGCACCGCGACGACAGCGCCGGAGGCAGCGGTGATGGCGGCGACCGCCCAGACTGCGGTCGGGATGCCATAGGCGTCGGCGAGGACGCCGGCGAGCACTGCGCCGACGGCGAAGCCACCGTCACGCCAGAGCCGGTAGACGCCTACGGATCGGGCCCGCCAGGCGGGGTGGGCGACGTCGCCGATCGCGGCGAGCAGCGTCGGGTAGACCATCGCGGTGCCGGCGCCGAGAAGCACGGCGGCGACCGCCCAGGTGCTGAACGTGTTGCCGAGCGCGTACAGACCAAGCGCCAATGCCTGGACCCACATGCCGGCGGCGATGAGCCACTTGCGCCCGATCCGGTCCGACAGGCCGCCGGTGATGAGTTGCCCGATGCCCCAGACGGCCGGGTAGAGCGCGGCGAGGACGCCGACCTGGCTGATCGTCAGGCCGTGCTGGGTGAACAGCAGCGGGAACAATCCCCAGGCGAGGCCGTCGTTGAGGTTGTTCACCATGCCGGCCTGGCTGGCGGCCGACAGGGCCTTCTCCTTGAGGGAGGTGAGCATCAGGATCTCGCGGGTGGTGAGCTCGCCGTGCAGGTCGCTGTTGGTGGTGACGTGTGCGGCGGCTTCGTGCAGGGCGTGCCCGCGGGTCTCCTTCACGCCGAGAGTGGACAGGCCGAGGCCGAGGGCGATGTAGGCGGCTCCCAGCAGGAAGGGCGCCGGTCGCAGGCCGTAGGTCTGGGCGAGCCAGCCGGTGGCCAAAGCGGTGATGGCGAGCGCGCCGTAGCCAGCGGCTTCGTTGAAGCCCATCGCGAGTCCGCGCCGGGCTGGTCCCACGAGGTCGATCTTCATGATGACGGTGGTGGACCAGGTCAGGCCCTGGTTGATCCCGAGCAGCACGTTGGCGGCGATGACCCACCACCAGCTGGGAGCCCAGATCAGCAGCGCCGGGACGGGCAACGCGACCAGCCAGCCAGCGACGAGCACGGGCTTGCGGCCGTACCGGTCGGAGAGGGTGCCGGCGAAGAAGTTGGTGGCGGCCTTCACCAGTCCGAAGGCGACGATGAAGGTCAGGGCGGCGCTGTAGCCGTCGAGGTCGAAGGTCTGCTTGGCCAGCAGTGGGACGACGGTGCGCTCCTGGCCGAGCGTGCCGCCGACGAGGGCGTTGACGGCGACGAGGAGGCTGAACTGGGCCAGGTTCTCCTTCAGGCCCAGCCGGATCCCGCCCCGCTCGGCCGGCTGGTGCAACACCGTCACGGACCGACCTCGAGGGACGCGCCGTGCGCCGCGGACCAGTCGCCAGGGCCGCCGGTGACGATGCTGACGTCCTCGCACCCGCTGGCAGCGAGCAGGCTCGCGGCTGTCGCGGCGCGTTCGCCGTGGCCGCAGATGGTCTGCAGCGGACCCGTCAGTCCCGCGGTGCTCACGGTGGCGAGCTCGGCGTTGCGGGCCCCGGGGAGATGCCCGGCGGCAAACTCGTTGCGTTGGCGGATGTCGACGACCCGTGTCGGATCCGCGTGCGCCGCCTCGATCAGCGGCAGCGAACGCACGGTCCCGCCCGCGGCCTGCCACGCTGCGAGGCCGCCGCCGAGTTCGCCGGCGAGCTGCTCGACGCCGACCTTGAGGGCCTGCCAGACGATCTCGTCCGGGTCCTGGTCAGGGTTGCGCACGATGACGACCGGCCGGGTGGGATCGGTGAGCCAGCCGAGCCAGGTCGCGAACGCGGCGCGCAGCTCGATGGACAACGATCCGGGTACGTGCCCGGCGGCGAACTCGGTGATGGGGCGAGCGTCGATGACCTGCGCGCCTTCACCCTGCAGCCCTACGACCTGCTCGACGGTGAGTGGTGCCAGACCCGGTGTGCCGGACAGGACGGCCGGGCCGCGCCGGTTGAGCTCGCCAAGGCGCCCGAAGTACGCCGGGTACGAACCGAGGCTGTCGAGCAAGGTCCGCACGAAGGCGTCCTCATCAGGAGCCGCGAGCAGCGGGTTGGTGGCCCTCTGCTCCCCGATCGTGGTGGTCCGGGCCGCCCCGGGCGGGGCGGAGCAGAACGAGCCGGCGCCATGGGTGGGCAGCACGGCTGTCTCGTCATCGAGCTCGTCGACGAGACGGTGCAGCGAGCGGTACTGCGCGCGGGTGAGTGCCTCGGTGTTCTCGGCGCCGGCGAGGTCGGTGCGGGCTGCCGCCCCGACGATGAGTGACCCGCCGGTGAACACTGCGAGCTGCTCCGAGCCATCCATCAGCAGATAGGACAGGTGCTCCGGCGTGTGGCCAGGAGTGACCAGGGCGCGCAGCGTGAGTCCGCCGAGGTCGACCTCATCGCCCTCGACGAGCCCGCGGTGA contains:
- a CDS encoding site-specific integrase, which gives rise to MACYRDARGQTRSAGTFASKREAAAAAAQASVLVGQGKLSGADVGKLPFKRYVDEVWFPHHVLEPSTRESYRYSIDKHLVPFFGTMRMTTILPSHVREWVSDRVAAGVSPANIRHQKIILSAIFTTALNDAVVQLHPCRGVKTPTVARKEFRIVTPEQFETIYDALPDEMSQLLVEVAIDSGLRWGEITELRPADLDAASRILTVSRAVVMVNPKFHPEGGRFHVKPYPKGKLSRRFKLSTAVAARVAEYVRDNGLAPDDLLFTQPEPEAPPRLVPVPSAESGRTEPNDKGRTYRHATLSAYTAGRCRCALCRAVFAAYRARRRAGGSDGGSQPRVVAGDGHLSRDWFRNNVWTPACKAAGLEGSVRMHDLRHAHASWLLAGGADLQVVKERLGHASIATTERYLHTLPTADDTALDALARIRKRPS
- a CDS encoding rhodanese-like domain-containing protein; amino-acid sequence: MKNSPLIVPLVDEGLGNSAYLVDLGDGRALAVDPSRDLRSLREAAGLHSLTVAFTAETHLHADFLTGSVQLAADQGAQVLGSATGHRRFDHRGLVEGDEVDLGGLTLRALVTPGHTPEHLSYLLMDGSEQLAVFTGGSLIVGAAARTDLAGAENTEALTRAQYRSLHRLVDELDDETAVLPTHGAGSFCSAPPGAARTTTIGEQRATNPLLAAPDEDAFVRTLLDSLGSYPAYFGRLGELNRRGPAVLSGTPGLAPLTVEQVVGLQGEGAQVIDARPITEFAAGHVPGSLSIELRAAFATWLGWLTDPTRPVVIVRNPDQDPDEIVWQALKVGVEQLAGELGGGLAAWQAAGGTVRSLPLIEAAHADPTRVVDIRQRNEFAAGHLPGARNAELATVSTAGLTGPLQTICGHGERAATAASLLAASGCEDVSIVTGGPGDWSAAHGASLEVGP
- a CDS encoding MFS transporter; translation: MTVLHQPAERGGIRLGLKENLAQFSLLVAVNALVGGTLGQERTVVPLLAKQTFDLDGYSAALTFIVAFGLVKAATNFFAGTLSDRYGRKPVLVAGWLVALPVPALLIWAPSWWWVIAANVLLGINQGLTWSTTVIMKIDLVGPARRGLAMGFNEAAGYGALAITALATGWLAQTYGLRPAPFLLGAAYIALGLGLSTLGVKETRGHALHEAAAHVTTNSDLHGELTTREILMLTSLKEKALSAASQAGMVNNLNDGLAWGLFPLLFTQHGLTISQVGVLAALYPAVWGIGQLITGGLSDRIGRKWLIAAGMWVQALALGLYALGNTFSTWAVAAVLLGAGTAMVYPTLLAAIGDVAHPAWRARSVGVYRLWRDGGFAVGAVLAGVLADAYGIPTAVWAVAAITAASGAVVAVRMYETHRPVAATQSP